The Branchiostoma floridae strain S238N-H82 chromosome 17, Bfl_VNyyK, whole genome shotgun sequence genome has a window encoding:
- the LOC118405076 gene encoding tyrosine kinase receptor Cad96Ca-like, whose translation MRKTINYIVELAILKVLGTHRNVVSFLGCCTDTDPFYLLLEYVSGGSLQSNLRTSRTQQTYGNLHGGSKSLSSRDLTKFAWDVAKGMNFLSSKMIIHRDLATRNVLVAADKTCKVSDFGFSREGDEYERTTETRLPIRWMAPESLFHRKYTTKTDVWAFGVLLWEIATLGATPYPGMSKREVMDGVQQGRRMEKPKQCDDKL comes from the exons ATGCGGAAAACCATAAACTATATCGTT GAGTTGGCTATCCTGAAGGTGCTCGGGACTCATCGCAACGTCGTCTCTTTCCTTGGCTGCTGCACAGACACAG ACCCGTTCTACCTGCTGCTAGAGTACGTATCCGGAGGAAGTCTCCAGTCCAACCTCCGCACCAGCCGCACCCAGCAAACATACGGGAACTTACACGGCGGCAGCAAGTCCCTCTCATCACGTGACCTCACCAAGTTCGCCTGGGACGTGGCCAAGGGGATGAACTTTCTGTCTTCCAAAATG ATCATCCACCGTGACCTGGCGACCAGAAACGTGCTGGTTGCTGCAGACAAGACCTGTAAGGTGTCTGACTTCGGCTTCTCACGGGAGGGGGATGAGTACGAGAGGACAACTGAG ACCCGCCTTCCTATCCGCTGGATGGCCCCCGAGTCGCTGTTCCACCGGAAGTACACCACCAAGACGGACGTCTGGGCCTTCGGAGTGCTGCTCTGGGAGATCGCCACACTAG GTGCCACCCCGTACCCCGGTATGTCCAAACGAGAAGTGATGGATGGCGTGCAGCAGGGACGCAGGATGGAGAAACCAAAACAGTGCGATGACAAACTGTAA
- the LOC118404995 gene encoding ubiquinol-cytochrome-c reductase complex assembly factor 1-like, which produces MSCLRPMLNTAIRCHCRALQRAAVQSCALGSTCSTTTAIQMVNLQQTCDQYRPVHMYTRHFSSLSSVQYQSEGSTTPYYAPAAEEKPGLGRRILKKLGFTGKLRVNKYRLRNSGLHMYACCTDGIDFSDFFEACGLPDTLNSWFLIMELHVWMCLVRMKQEGEEGKIVCRWLVYTMWEDIRTRGKAMGISSSQMTESLNVWTEQFYAMIFSYDEGIICDDRTLAGAVWRTVFNKSCDDPEKIERLVAYIRHQMQHVDALDTEQLLKYGKVPWLPFDPKMPLE; this is translated from the exons ATGTCTTGCCTCAGACCGATGCTGAACACCGCTATCCGCTGTCATTGTCGGGCCTTGCAGCGGGCCGCAGTACAG AGTTGCGCACTAGGAAGTACCTGTTCCACCACTACTGCCATCCAGATGGTCAACTTACAACAGACGTGTGACCAGTACAGacctgtacacatgtacaccagACATTTCTCTTCTCTATCTTCTGTACAG TACCAGAGTGAAGGAAGCACCACTCCTTACTACGCACCTGCAGCTGAGGAGAAGCCAGGTCTGGGGAGGAGGATTCTCAAGAAACTGGGCTTCACTGGGAAACTACGTGTCAACAAATAT AGGTTGCGGAATTCTGGACTGCACATGTACGCATGTTGCACCGATGGAATCGACTTCAGCGACTTTTTTGAAG CCTGTGGTCTGCCTGACACCCTGAATTCCTGGTTCCTTATCATGGAACTACACGTATG GATGTGTCTAGTGAGAATGAAACAGGaaggagaagaaggaaagatTGTTTGCCGGTGGCTGGTCTACACTATGTGGGAAGACATCAGGACAAGAGGCAAGGCTATGGGG ATATCGTCCTCCCAAATGACTGAAAGCCTGAACGTGTGGACGGAGCAGTTTTACGCCATGATATTCTCGTATGATGAGGGGATCATCTGTGATGACAGGACGCTCGCTGGCGCCGTCTGGAGAACTGTCTTTAACAAGAGCTGTGACGATCCTGAGAAGATAGAACGACTCGTCGCATACATTAGACATCAg atGCAGCACGTTGATGCCCTTGACACTGAACAGCTGCTGAAGTACGGCAAGGTCCCCTGGCTGCCCTTTGACCCTAAAATGCCATTGGAAtag